The proteins below are encoded in one region of Triticum aestivum cultivar Chinese Spring chromosome 1B, IWGSC CS RefSeq v2.1, whole genome shotgun sequence:
- the LOC123121052 gene encoding WD repeat-containing protein 91 homolog, which yields MENVQYAEELVREFLVFRGFTNTLQAYEAELSTEIGRNFEVDKILDLVFSVYIPKYQLDRLLSIFSFLKQCFTSPADTVLYTALLKLEQSVLRYYVVNALKSGRQEKVVEFFSASGSYLMQKREDWIAWFAIPYIKNPSLDPQFRMYFSKEWSDTLVLSFRNFLSGIFNGTRIPALLKISTEKNMIKCLKSDIKQLNNKLSELQALLEVKEVELSLLRRSGNSIDSGHKNLLEITTFGSSVDGQAFSGVYEESSTSSIQGVDSHTLSSVKSRDEKLCDSSRMSNAENEQILVSEEDFPEVKVDFQETFLGHNSSISSCRFSASGSNIASSSTDGTVRIWTYDSSTPSSKNATIYCGAEVSALSWECRSDRLLLIGTANGGIKAWNADAKRVVCDLSTSKDFPSVLDLKCSPVDPVFVSAAASRRHGSTIFDRTGFASLTVWHMKTWKPLTVLPLGEDPPAITSLCFNHNGKILAASATDGMIHMFDMSAGLQITGWPAHDSPVSSVLFGPAETSIFSLGSDGKIFEWSLHNQGQIIWSRDCSRFCNPESFNKRMHEVALDSNGKRLLATSGLVRAPIYQVQGHERGLRTLPHTAPITSVDWHPTRPIYVTGSEDHSVRVTSIL from the exons CAAGCTTACGAGGCAGAATTGTCCACCGAGATCGGCAGGAACTTTGAAGTAGACAAGATCCTAGATTTAGTGTTCTCAGTGTACATACCAAAATACCAACTGGACAGACTGCTAAGCATCTTCAGCTTTTTAAAACAGTGTTTCACTTCACCTGCGGACACGGTACTCTACACGGCGCTTCTTAAACTGGAGCAGTCAGTATTACGATATTATGTTGTCAATGCCTTGAAGTCTGGAAGGCAAGAAAAAGTTGTTGAATTCTTTAGCGCAAGCGGCAGTTATCTGATGCAAAAGCGTGAAGATTGGATAGCATGGTTTG CTATACCATATATTAAGAACCCAAGCTTGGATCCACAGTTCCGTATGTATTTTTCCAAAGAATGGTCAGACACTTTGGTTCTTTCATTTCGGAACTTCTTAAGTGGGATATTCAATGGTACTC GAATCCCAGCTCTTTTGAAGATTAGCACTGAAAAGAACATGATCAAGTGCCTCAAGAGTGACATAAAGCAACTGAATAACAAATTGTCAGAACTGCAAGCATTGTTAGAGGTGAAGGAAGTTGAACTATCTCTGCTGAGAAG GAGTGGTAATAGTATTGATTCTGGACACAAGAATTTACTCGAGATTACTACATTTGGTTCTTCCGTTGATGGACAAGCTTTCTCAGGAGTCTACGAAGAATCCTCAACTTCAAGTATACAGGGTGTTGATTCACATACTTTGAGTTCAGTAAAATCAAGAGATGAGAAATTGTGTGATTCTTCTAGGATGAGCAATGCAG AAAATGAGCAGATTTTGGTGTCAGAGGAAGATTTTCCTGAAGTGAAGGTGGATTTTCAG GAAACATTTTTAGGCCATAACAGTTCCATAAGTAGCTGTCGGTTTTCTGCTTCTGGATCAAATATTGCCAGTTCTTCGACTGATGGCACAGTGAG AATCTGGACATACGactcatcaacaccatcatcaaaAAATGCAACTATATACTGTGGAGCTGAAGTCAGCGCACTTTCTTGGGAATGCAGATCTGACCGCTTG CTGCTCATAGGCACAGCTAATGGAGGCATTAAAGCTTGGAATGCTGATGCAAAGAGAGTTGTTTGTGACCTCAGTACATCCAAGGACTTCCCAAG TGTGCTTGATTTGAAGTGTAGCCCTGTAGATCCCGTGTTCGTCTCCGCAGCTGCATCGAGACG GCATGGATCAACTATATTTGACAGAACAGGATTTGCCTCCTTGACAGTATGGCATATGAAAACATGGAAGCCTCTG ACAGTCCTCCCTCTTGGCGAGGATCCACCTGCTATTACTTCACTTTGCTTCAATCACAATGGGAAGATCTTGGCAGCATCTGCAACAGATGGCATGATTCACATGTTTG ACATGTCTGCTGGTCTACAAATCACTGGATGGCCTGCCCATGATTCCCCTGTCAGCTCAGTTCTTTTTGGGCCAGCTGAAACAAGCATCTTCAGTTTAGGCTCAGATGGAAAG ATATTTGAGTGGAGCTTGCACAATCAAGGTCAGATTATTTGGTCAAGAGATTGCAGTAG GTTTTGCAACCCTGAGAGCTTTAACAAACGCATGCATGAGGTAGCGTTGGATTCTAATGGCAAGAGGCTTCTTGCTACGTCGGGTTTGGTTCGGGCTCCAATATACCAG GTGCAGGGCCATGAGAGAGGGTTGAGGACACTTCCTCATACTGCACCTATAACAAGTGTGGACTGGCACCCCACGCGGCCAATCTATGTTACCGGTTCTGAAGACCACTCTGTCCGCGTCACATCCATTCTATGA